From a region of the Lactuca sativa cultivar Salinas chromosome 4, Lsat_Salinas_v11, whole genome shotgun sequence genome:
- the LOC111891718 gene encoding paired amphipathic helix protein Sin3-like 2: MKRLRDDVFSNNSQFKRPFVSPRGEPPYGQPHVPGDEGVGEGGGGAGAGGGGGGGGGGGGGGAGGGSSAQKLTTNDALTYLKEVKDMFHDQREKYDMFLDVMKDFKAQRIDTTGVIARVKELFKGHNNLIFGFNTFLPKGYEITVIEEDEPPPKRTVEFEEAISFVNKIKNRFQNDDRVYKSFLEILNMYRREHKGIKEVYHEVASLFEDQRDLLDEFTRFLPDASAHHASHGRHSYNRYDERSSAMNPLKQTQLDKQRNRRDRGIASHADRDLENRDIDEDDKTTMKLQKDQRKRSENQNRRNSDQDYKETDLDAKNKDMNRLEKRKSEDFGVHSGSAPYGDKDALKNMYSAEFSFCEKVKDRLRNHDDYQAFLKCLHIYTTDIITRKELQSLVSDLLGKHPDLMEGFRTFLGGNIDGFLAGVMDKKSLWNEGHGSKSTRTDEKERDHNNAAKEDKYKEKYWAKSIQELDLSDCQRCTPSYRLLPDDYPIPSVSQRSELGTQVLNDLWVSVTSGSEDYSFKHMRRNQYEESLFRCEDDRFELDMLLESVSSTAKRVEELLNSINNKTITPETPIRIEDYFTALNLRCMERLYGDHGLDAMETLRRNPSASLPVMLNRLKQKQDEWTKCKSDFNKVWAEIYAKNHYKSLDHRSFYFKQQDSKNLSIKSLVSEIKEIKGKSQTDEDILLSIAAGNRHSIMPNLEFEYSDNDIHEDAFKLIKYSCQEICTTKEQSNKVLNLWTTFLEAMLGVQSRDESSVSDSGKGILVNGDTTLVKEDGLQVQPEKEGGREATTRPSNATENGHEAKSNIHEAPVSQKLQPMDSRCIAMGNGNPGESSKVEKEEGELSPNHDSDDLNFSTYQDNNDNGTHKGELEADGDDDDNEDVSGGGDDISGDESGGSREEEEEDDEEEEECKPESEGEGNGIEDSVDLLPPSEHFLRTVKPLAKCVASSSSSCGGEKKDSRVFYGNDAFYTLFRLHQVLYDRLLSAKLNSTSAEAKRKTTKDSSSSDLYSIFMTSLYKLLDGVADNAKFEDDCRAIFGNQSYILFTLDKLIYKIVKQLQSVVGDEIDNKLLQLYEYEKSRKPEKFIDSVYYENAHVVLHDENIYRFQCSSWPSRLTIQLMDDGIEKPEVVPVSVDSNFAAYLHKDFLSAVNAKKQSGIMLKRNKRRFMEMDESCALSVAMEGAHVVNGLEYKMSCCSSKISYVLDTEDDFFRERRKSQSCGNKSQTNVERFHRFLAASLAKE; this comes from the exons ATATGGTCAACCTCATGTCCCTGGAGATGAAGGAGTAGGGGAGGGAGGGGGAGGGGCAGGTGcaggaggaggaggtggcggtggtggtggtggcggtgggggTGGGGCAGGAGGTGGTAGTAGTGCACAAAAACTCACCACCAATGATGCATTAACATATCTAAAAGAAGTTAAAGACATGTTCCATGATCAAAGAGAAAAATATGACATGTTTCTTGATGTAATGAAAGATTTCAAAGCTCAAAG AATTGATACTACTGGTGTTATCGCAAGGGTCAAAGAATTATTTAAAGGTCAcaataatttaatttttgggtTCAACACTTTTTTGCCCAAAGGATATGAAATTACTGTAATTGAAGAGGACGAGCCTCCACCAAAAAGAACAGTAGAGTTTGAAGAGGCTATAAGCTTTGTAAACAAAATAAAG AATCGTTTCCAAAACGATGATCGTGTTTACAAGTCATTTTTGGAAATCTTGAACATGTATCGAAGAGAACACAAGGGCATCAAAGAAGTCTACCATGAG GTTGCTTCACTTTTTGAAGATCAACGCGATCTTCTTGATGAATTCACAAGATTTTTACCAGATGCTTCTGCACATCATGCTTCACATGGTAGACATTCTTATAACCGTTATGATGAACGAAGCTCAGCTATGAATCCACTCAAACAAACACAATTAGACAAG CAACGAAACCGGAGAGATAGGGGAATTGCTTCACATGCTGATAGGGATCTTGAAAACCGTGATATTGATGAAGATGATAAAACAACAATGAAACTTCAAAAAGATCAAAGAAAGAGATCTGAGAATCAGAATAGGAGAAATTCTGATCAAGATTATAAAGAAACTGATCTTGATGCTAAAAACAAGGACATGAATCGCCTTGAAAAAAGAAAATCTGAAGATTTTGGAGTCCATTCAGGTTCTGCTCCATATGGTGATAAAGATGCCCTAAAAA aTATGTACAGTGCAGAATTTAGTTTCTGTGAGAAAGTGAAGGATAGGTTACGTAATCATGATGATTATCAAGCATTCTTGAAGTGTCTTCATATCTACACCACTGAtataattacaagaaaggaattgcAAAGCTTG GTTTCTGATCTACTTGGAAAGCACCCGGATCTTATGGAAGGGTTTAGAACATTTTTGGGGGGAAATATAG ATGGATTTCTCGCCGGTGTTATGGACAAAA aATCTTTATGGAATGAAGGGCATGGATCGAAATCAACTAGGACAGATGAGAAAGAGAGGGATCATAATAATGCTGCAAAAGAGGACAAATACAAAGAGAAATATTGGGCAAAATCTATTCAAGAACTTGACTTATCTGATTGTCAACGTTGTACTCCTAGTTACAGACTTCTTCCTGATGAT TATCCAATCCCATCAGTTAGTCAAAGATCAGAACTTGGTActcaagtgttaaatgatttatggGTGTCTGTGACTTCTGGTAGTGAGGATTATTCTTTTAAACATATGCGGAGAAACCAATATGAAGAGAGCCTCTTCAGATGTGAGGATGACAG GTTTGAACTAGATATGTTGTTGGAATCTGTAAGTTCAACTGCAAAACGTGTTGAGGAATTATTGAACAGCATTAACAACAAGACAATCACTCCAGAAACTCCCATCCGTATAGAAGACTACTTCACTG CTCTGAATTTGAGATGCATGGAGAGATTATATGGTGATCATGGTCTTGATGCCATGGAAACACTTAGAAGAAATCCATCAGCTTCATTGCCTGTTATGTTAAATCGCCTCAAACAGAAACAAGATGAGTGGACAAAATGTAAATCAGATTTTAATAAAGTTTGGGCTGAAATTTATgcaaaaaatcattacaaatcaCTCGATCACCGAAGCTTCTACTTCAAGCAACAAGATTCCAAGAATCTCAGCATAAAAT CATTGGTGAGTGAGATTAAGGAAATAAAGGGAAAGAGTCAGACGGATGAAGATATTCTTCTTTCCATTGCTGCTGGAAACCGACATTCCATCATGCCAAATCTTGAATTTGAATATTCTGATAATGATATTCATGAAGATGCATTCAAACTTATTAAATATTCATGTCAAGAGATTTGCACAACGAAAGAACAATCCAACAAAGTTTTGAATCTTTGGACAACTTTCTTGGAAGCAATGCTTGGTGTCCAATCACGGGATGAATCCAGTGTGTCAGATTCaggaaagggtattttggtaaatggAGATACTACTTTAGTAAAGGAAGATGGGCTGCAAGTTCAACCAGAGAAAGAGGGTG GGCGTGAGGCGACTACTAGACCAAGTAATGCTACTGAAAATGGTCATGAAGCAAAGTCAAATATTCATGAGGCTCCTGTCTCACAG AAATTACAGCCCATGGATAGTAGATGTATAGCAATGGGAAATGGAAATCCTGGTGAGTCATCAAAAGTGGAGAAAGAAGAGGGGGAATTATCACCCAATCATGATTCTGATGACCTCAATTTTTCAACCTATCAAGACAATAATGACAACGGGACACATAAAGGGGAATTGGAAgcagatggtgatgatgatgacaaTGAAGATGTTTCCGGTGGTGGTGATGACATTTCCGGTGATGAATCCGGTGGTTccagggaggaggaggaggaggatgacGAGGAGGAGGAGGAATGTAAACCGGAAAGTGAAGGAGAAGGGAATGGAATTGAGGATTCCGTGGATTTATTACCTCCATCTGAGCATTTTTTACGGACCGTTAAGCCCCTGGCGAAATGtgttgcttcttcttcttcttcatgtgGTGGTGAAAAAAAAGATTCCCGTGTTTTTTACGGGAATGATGCATTTTATACGCTTTTTAGACTTCACCAA GTATTATACGACAGACTTTTATCTGCAAAGCTCAATTCAACATCAGCTGAAGCAAAACGAAAAACCACAAAAGATTCTTCCTCTTCTGATCTTTACTCCAT ATTTATGACCTCTCTTTACAAATTACTTGATGGTGTTGCTGACAATGCAAAATTCGAAGACGATTGTCGTGCCATTTTTGGAAATCAATCATATATTTTATTCACATTGGATAAATTAATTTACAAAATCGTCAAACAG CTTCAAAGTGTTGTAGGTGACGAGATCGATAATAAACTTCTACAATTATACGAATACGAAAAATCTCGAAAACCCGAGAAATTTATTGATTCGGTATATTACGAAAACGCCCATGTCGTTCTTCATGATGAGAATATTTACAGATTTCAATGT TCATCTTGGCCTTCTCGTTTGACTATTCAACTAATGGATGATGGGATTGAAAAACCAGAAGTGGTTCCAGTTTCTGTAGATTCTAATTTTGCAGCTTATCTTCATAAAGATTTTCTTTCTGCTGTTAATGCAAAAAAACAATCGGGCATTATGTTGAAAAG AAATAAAAGGCGATTCATGGAGATGGATGAATCTTGTGCTTTATCGGTTGCCATGGAAGGTGCTCATGTGGTGAATGGTTTGGAGTATAAGATGTCTTGTTGCTCATCAAAG ATATCGTATGTTCTGGATACAGAAGATGACTTTTTTCGAGAAAGACGAAAAAGTCAATCATGTGGGAATAAAAGTCAAACAAATGTAGAAAGGTTTCACAGATTCTTAGCAGCCTCACTAGCAAAAGAATAG
- the LOC111891723 gene encoding probable galacturonosyltransferase-like 10 codes for MIGKASVNADMLRFQAVFVLIVALFFLCTNAIRSIPELETPIKKYASNIGVYGSDNVQYLEAPEYRNGDHCGVLGTTATAYGPFVVHVAMTLDFEYLRGSIAAVHSILKHTSCPENLYFHFIASESKTPKPDDLSRIIKTIFPSLDFRVYSFDDRVVKNLISYSVREALEDPLNYARTYLAEILDSSVTRVIYLDSDIIVVDDIQKLWSFSLGSTAIGAPVYCHANFTKYFTDRFWSDSRLSRVFDGKKPCYFNTGVMVMDLAKWRREDYRSRIERWMEIQKEERIYDLGSLPPFLLVFGGDVAAIDHRWNQHGLGGNNRVHSCRSLHPGPISLLHWSGKGKPWVRLDAGEPCPVDELWSPYDLYRHSKEQPRL; via the coding sequence ATGATCGGAAAAGCTTCTGTGAATGCTGATATGCTTCGATTTCAAGCTGTTTTCGTGTTGATTGTTGCTCTGTTTTTTCTCTGCACAAATGCGATACGATCGATTCCTGAATTAGAAACACCCATTAAAAAGTATGCTTCGAATATCGGAGTTTATGGAAGTGACAACGTGCAATACCTTGAAGCACCTGAGTATAGAAATGGTGATCATTGTGGAGTGTTAGGTACAACCGCCACAGCGTATGGACCTTTTGTTGTTCATGTCGCCATGACTCTCGATTTTGAATACTTGCGAGGTTCCATAGCTGCTGTTCATTCGATTCTTAAGCATACTTCATGTCCTGAAAATCTCTACTTCCACTTCATTGCATCCGAATCAAAAACCCCCAAACCCGATGACTTATCCCGGATCATTAAAACTATATTTCCGTctctcgattttagggtttacagCTTCGATGATCGCGTTGTTAAGAATCTGATTTCGTATTCGGTTCGCGAAGCGCTTGAAGATCCTTTGAATTACGCGAGGACTTATTTAGCTGAAATACTCGATTCGAGTGTGACCCGAGTGATTTATCTCGATTCTGATATCATCGTGGTTGACGATATACAGAAGCTTTGGTCGTTTTCATTAGGATCGACGGCAATCGGAGCCCCGGTGTACTGTCACGCGAATTTCACCAAGTATTTCACCGATCGGTTTTGGTCCGATTCACGGTTGTCGAGAGTGTTCGACGGGAAGAAACCGTGTTACTTCAACACAGGTGTAATGGTGATGGATTTGGCGAAGTGGAGACGAGAAGATTACCGGAGTAGAATTGAGAGATGGATGGAGATTCAAAAGGAGGAGCGGATCTACGATTTGGGTTCGCTTCCGCCATTTTTGTTGGTGTTTGGCGGCGACGTGGCGGCGATTGATCATAGATGGAACCAACATGGGCTCGGTGGGAACAATAGGGTTCATAGTTGCAGGTCTTTGCATCCAGGTCCGATTAGTTTATTGCACTGGAGTGGGAAAGGGAAGCCGTGGGTGAGACTGGACGCCGGTGAGCCATGTCCGGTCGATGAGCTATGGTCGCCTTATGATCTCTACAGACACTCTAAAGAACAACCGagattatga